AATCGTTATATTTATAcgaatatttactttattttatgtgattgcgatgtttttaataattaatgaatattttaagaacaatttttaactGGTAACTGCCATTGTATGATTAATacattcattaaatttaaattcttaccTATCTTATTACCAAGATACCATTAGCTAGCAAAACCCTAATGAAGCCCGGATATGCTCCTTATATGGTGGTATATATACTTCAGGAAGTGACTCGGTTAAAACAACCTGACTTTCGCTGTCCAGCAGCATTTTCCTATCGAGTGGTACAGGTTAGCCCCAGCCCCACTTTTAgtcccttctttttttttgtggctaaCCATATCCGACACATCCTTTGTATTCCCACCTGGCCAgaagagagcgagagagatgGAGAGCAAACAAGTGCTGTCCGAAATTCGTAGAGGGTTCAATTCCAATGCGGCCACTTGACCCAAATTAGTTCCTTCTACAGTTTCTGGCAGGGATTTATGGCGGCTTATGTCAAGTAGTTGACTCCTTCGGTCGGAAATCATTATTTTGTAATCAAAACTTTGCAAAGAGGTTGAAAGTAattttctataatttatttttgctgctTCATTTTGCTATCTTTTGTGAGTGGTTTTTTGCTGCGAGAACTTTATGAGCCCCCTAATAGTGCATGCTTTTCCATGACACGACCGTTGAAGGGCGGAAAATTGTTGCTCTACTCAAAATATAGCTACCTTAACAATTAGGGCCCGAAGACGTGACTGAATCACGAGTCGAGTTTTAAGTGTCTCTCGCTCTCTTAAAAACACTCGAAAAatgccaaatttttattttttacattatatgaaaataagttataagtaaataaaatgggTATGAAATTTTTGAGCACCATCTATCTTCCCTTTTTTCACAAACATAAGTTGCCTTcttttaattggaaaaataattaaattacgaATAATATAGATAAGTGAAAGtaatttttgtgtgtgtacTTATCGCTTTTGTCCTGTTTTGACATTCTCACAAGCACTCCTGCTCTCACTCTCACTTTCGCATTCCGCTCGgtttttgttggccaaaagcCGAGAGTCGTAAACATACGATGTTAAAGGTAAAACCATTAGTAGCGGCTTGAAGCTCGCTACGAAAGGATCAAGGTTCGTTCGTGGTTGGCAGTGCCGCCTTAAAAAGGAGCCCTTTTTAACTAAGTGCGCGTAAAAGAATGCAGTGATATTTAAACGAGTGCCCAATTATTAAACCAATCGCCAAcgaaacataatttttgtaattagttaactatatcaaatatttcgtgtataagcaaacaaaacaatatgaGGTATTATCGGTTTCACGGTTTTAGAgaaacgaaattaaaattttacattgCATAATTAAACCCATACTGCTGTAATTTATTCTCAAAACTTTAATGAGTATCGATTCtgtgtgaaaaataaaaacgtgtTCCCCGTAGACGACGGGTCATGGAGGTCATCACATTCGGCGCGCCAACGCTTAACGTATTACAATTCATTATATGCATAAGCACACCAAAATCACCAACAcaccaataaaaaatacacgaGTGGGGGGTTTCACCAATACAAAGGCATTAATAGGGCGTCATTTATTATATATCGAATGTGGAACTCATTCCCATTACGATTCCCATAACCATCCCCATATCTCCATATCCATTCCCAGCTAACTAACGAGTCCAATAGCATGTGTTCTTGAAATCCACCAATTTAGGTTATTATTAGTGTTATTTGTTGACTTCATTCTTGCATGCATTAGTTGATTAAAGATGGATTTGAGATGTTAACCAAACtggcaacatttttaatcaatGATATATTCAGTTTAATCAGTGATCCTTTGATGGCATAAAAATAGCCATTAAACTGTgctaaggaaaaaaaaaaacagtgaaCTGTGTGTGTTAAAAACTGTGTGGATTAAACCATCAACAGGAGTCAGTTAAAGCCAAATGTGAGTAGAACGACAATCGCAGCCTGAACTTTATTGGGACAATACAAGTCGATAATTCCAAAGAGCGTCCTTGCACTTGTACCGAATAACTTTGGGCATATACAAATCCATATCTAAGTGTGTATAAAAAGTGGTATATAATATGTGTTGTTGGGGTGGAAGGGCTATAATTTCTCGTGCACCTGTCGCTGCTCTTTTCACTTTATCGCGTGCGTGGCAAAGCATTTTTATAGCCACAAAATGTCCTTTTACGTTATgtttctgaaaaaaataaggGAAAAGCTCGAGCAACAACCAAACTAGCTAGCGGGAAATTAGAAACGCGGtcaggaaaagaaaataaataaatagaagcCTACGCATTGTCACAGCCCTCGAAACCCCATTCATTACGCTCGGTATTTTGCTCAAATGTGAAGGCGTCCGAACTGTGTTTTTTCTGGGGAGTCTATCGCCATACAATTGCATATTGCACTCACCGATTGAATCGATTGCTTGAGCCAAAACGCAGCGTTAATTGCTTTTGTggatgttatttatttgtccaAAAACTAAACCCTCTTACATCCATTGCGCTTCACACaattcaatatacatatattttcaagGTCGCCTCGTGCGACATTGGAAGCCGACGTAGTTCCGCTATTTTTAAGacataattcaaattaaattataaatacacTTTAATTAGTAATTTACAAGCCCGTCATCTTTACGACAGAATCGATGGAATCTGAACAGACGGAAGCGCAGGCTCAGAAGACCAATGAGAAACGAAAGACCCTAAATTgaccttttaatttaaaagagaCCCAAAGTTTTTCTTCGACATGGATGTCAACATAATGAGTATATAATACTTTATCAGTTTCTTTAGATATTATGTATTCCATTTATGCAAATAACAAGACGAAATACTGCATCTTTGAGGCCATCTTTAAGCACTTTATTTATCAAACTGAAAAAATGCCTTTAGAAAAATGTTGGaccttaaaataaaactgagCTATCAAAATATCAACACCACGTTTCCATttccaaatgtttttaatttaaattgcggGCTAAAACTTCAATGAGCTATCAATATATAAACGCCGAAAATGGTTATCAGTGATTGCTGCAAGATTGTTCCATTACAAActttaattgcaattaaatctaaattagACGTCTGACTGCGCGAGTCATAGATTAGTTATTTTGTTTAGTGTCGGAGCAAGCAAAATGTAGTCTAACCATCGATATAGAACGGCTGTCTCAGCGTTATCAGCTTACCTCTTGGAAGGAGACCAGAAAGGGGTTAACATTTTACTACAGCCATTAGGCCGAAGAACAGGTGTGCACAGCCAGGTGTGGACGCTGATAAGTGGCCTCTTTCTGATACCGCTTAAAATAGCCACCGACTGGTGGTGGGACAACAAAGTGGGTAATCACTGTAGCCTTGGCAACCAATTCCGGTGACATTTGGCCAACATCGCTGGCTGAAACTCCACATCGCGATAATTCATAGTCAGGATTATCTGGAAAAACCATCGACCAACACTCCAATTGCCACCGGTTAATCATCGATGTATGAGTATTTTTACGGCCGACTAGCAGATAAGATTAACCGGAATTGGGCCCTCGACATAGTCCAATCCCCACACAAAATGGTCAGTTGCCTTTAAACCATATTGGCCAGCAGTTCGGGACAGTTTCTCTGCTCGGTAAAATGTCAAACTTCCAATGGTTTCTCACGCTCGGCGTCCTGTGTTGTGCGGTTCTCAATCCTCAAGGTAACAAAAAGAGagagttaaataaatacaaaagtcCGGGGAAATCATGTGGCTATGAGCGATTTCCGGTAATTGAATTAAAGCCTCGATTAATCGGGTGTGGGTCCATCGAAAGGGCAGCACAAATTGGTGGAGAAATATCGTAGGCGTACGCCAGTCATAACATTAAAGAACCCGGAGTAATTAATGCAAACGCAATCAAGGTCAAGTACTTTGCCCTATTCACCTCACCGCCGCCCTCCCCCAAAGGCGCCTCTCACGAAAGTCCACGTCCCAAGGTCCTTTGCGCTTTGAGAAATTGTTTTGCCGGCCacggaaaatggaaattaaagtGGCTAAGCGTCGAACGAAATTCAGCTTTTCTTTTGCATactattgttattgttattgttattacctttgtttgctgttgttgcgtCTGTGTTGGTATTGTTTTGCATGGAAATTTTTTCGTTGCCGCAACCTCTTCCGGAAGTCGttggcgtatacgtaataaaTTGCGGCCCCGACACGTTGCGTGCCAGAAGAAGCTTTGCCTCAAAAGGATGGGGTTGCCTTTTATGAAGTTAATAATCAGCTGCAAAGGTAGATAAGAGGGCGTGGCCACGCCTAGATTGACGAGGATGTTCAATCAATTAGAGATTTATCGCATCAAGGATTACAACAAGAACTGCTGTCattgaaaatttttcaatagaTTTTCACgtcgatttaattgtttaaagtGTTTCCAacttacaaaacaaatttgtggcggagaaaaaataaatgacctTATTTCGGTTCTAATTAATATTGCAAAAGACACTAAGAGCCTGAAATCGCATTTAAGTCTTTTTGTTGCagcttataaatattaatgaaaaattgcaTACAACGCAATTGGGTTACACTttttcattaaacattttttcatctTGACGAGGCCATTTAGTTGCGATATTATTGAGCTTTCGAGTGGCGGAACAAAGTCTGATGTATTTTTACACTTATTTTGATCAGAATATTGCCTTCTCAGGGTTTtcccaaattaaattttgttgggTCGATgtcaaaaattataagtttatcAGTTTACGGTTTCTGCCGATTTGTGCAAGTTAGAAAAATGTGCCAAATCTTCTGTGGGAACTGGAGCATGGCTTGAATAATTACGCGGCTCGAATCGCTACTGAAATCTGGAGGACCCGAACTAGGCTGACACATCCGAGGGTGACCACTGCCACCGGCAATACGTAAATTTTTAACCAACTCGGCTGGCGTTTCGCCTGTTTCTTAACCCATTGCAGGCGGCGGAGGCGCGTTGGCCGTATTTTGGCCATGTGAAAGCGCTGCGGACTGCACAGCTGACGGTTCGAGCTGCGACTTGGCCAGCGGGCAGTGCGAGTGCCCCACGTTCGACTTGGTGCTCGCGGAAAACTTCTCCCAATGCCTGGCGACGTCTCTCATTGGTGAGCGGTGCGACGACAGCGTCCAGTGCAATCTTATGCCAACGGGGGCCAGTTGTAAAGCCGGGGTCTGCGATTGCGCCGATGGCCAGAACTATCTGCGTGGCAAGTGTCGCCCACTGAACGGACTCGGTGAGTCCTGCGAAACGGTAAGGATAACTGCCCTTTTGGTCTACCTATGTATTATACTCCTAATACCGCAGGACTTGGACTGCTATTTTGGATACGATCGTGCGTCTGTGAGTTGTCAACAAAACGTGTGCGGCTGTGCAAATGGCTATTATAATAGATATGGAAACATCTGCCGTCGCAAATCAATGGGTGAGTAAGAACTAGCGGATTTTTAAACCAATCAAGAATATGGAGTTACAATAGATAACAATAAGAGCTAAGTGATATAGAGTAAAGTTCAagcattgttattatttattaataaatattaaggcaaaaatttaatttacctgAGTCCGCGATCCCcgggcaaataaaaaagtgtttattttaataatagtcatttaagaaatatgttttgttttgaaaatttggaATTGACTATCATTAATAACCTATATTTTCAACAGGCTAAAGGCTGTTTTCTGGCCTTTGGGGTAAGCATTAAAGTAGGGTTTAAGCTAAAAGTACCACTCAAAGCTCAGTTTTAAATACGATAAAAttgctaaatttaaaaaatagcaaaaacaaatcatatttttcaaaataatttaagggGTCTGTTCAAGAAATATATACGTGCAAtgttttaaagtttgaaatttcatcaaacattaaatattaaaaacttttttatattgagTTCAATGATTACCATCATTAACCGATTTTTGTATTCAAAATTGATCtgtaaataattattcaaaatgaaTCTGTAATTAATAATCTCCTGGAAATTGCAGAGGAAAACGATGCCTGCGTCGTTAACGAGGACTGTGATGCACTGGGCGCCGATGCCGAGTGCGTGGGCCTAGTATGCACCTATGTGGACGAGATCGCAACGACTCCGGGCCCGGGGGCCGAGGACACGGAGACCACCAATCCGGGGTCGCCGGGCGACGACGAGGACTCGACCACAGCGGAGGCGATCACCGAGACCGCCGAGCCTGATCCCGAGCCTGAGCCTGAGCCGGAGTCCGAACAAACGACCTTCAGGAGCCGCAGGCAGCTAACCAAGGCCTTCGTGCACGCCCCCCCGCCCACTCACAGTGATGCCGCCGCCCAGGTGTCCTTCGCCCAGCTCACCAACGGCGACACCGAGCCGCTCATCTCACCCCGATCCCACGAGATCGCCGTCCAGACGAGCATCGAGAAGTACGAGCTGAGGGAGCTGGGTCGCAGCGTGCGGAATgcagccaccaccaccgccaccgcaTCCACGAGCACCAGCAGTCGGCGCACCTCCAGCCGCAACCAGAGCCACGCCCACAACCACAGCCGCCGCTTGCCCGCCCTCTTCCGCTTCGATGACGAGGACATCAAGACATACTCCACACTGGGATCCAGCCGTGAAGACGACGACGCCGATGAGAAGAAGTGTAAGTACTTACCCAAAAGGCGCAACTTCTTCAGCATAAAGggtctttttaattttaaaattttctttactaAACTAAGATTGATTTTTGGAGCTATGTGTCCTCAACAAATACCTcttgataaataaaaagcaaaatattaatatagttCTCAGaccttaatattaaaatggaatttaaataaatagtttgttataaaagaaacataaacagaaaacagtctcataatttagtttgagattatataattattatgagagtatatattatatttatacatatatactgaatattttaattttattttcctacCCAGATGGCAGCAGCTGTACGGATAATGGAAAGTCATGCTCCGGTCTGCCGCACTCGATTTGCaccaaaaatgtttgcctttgTCGCCAGGGGTACTATGCCAAAAgtggaaaatgttttgcaGGTAAGTGAAAAGCATTTTCTCGTTTAGCTATTTAATAATACTAAATTCGTATTTTCCCAGAGTTGGGAGAAATTGCGGAGAGCACGGATGAGTGCGAATATGAGTTCGATGAGTTGTCCAAAACTTGCCTTTGTCAAAAGAACTATTTCTACGAGCGAGATCTGCGCAACTGCAGGAAACGTAGGTGGAGTCCATGCTGGTGCCCTTTGCATCCACGTTAATCGGATCTTACTTTCCTCCAAAAACAGCCATCCAATACCACTTGTCCTGCACCTCGAACAGCCAATGCAGTCCGTTCGGAGCCTCCTATTGCCATCCGGAGATCCCGAGGCGGTGCACCTGCGAGGAGTACGCCCTGTACGATGCCATCAAGCAGCTCTGCGAGTACAAACAGGGTCTGGGGGCCGAGTGCGAGTCCAACGATGCCTGCCCAGTGGATCACTCCGTCTGCTCCAATCGCCTCTGCGTTTGCGCGGATCACTATTTCGAGAAGGACGAAACCTGCCTGCGGGGAATCGGTGCCGACTGCTCGTTGGAGGACGACTGCATAGCTGAGAACACCAGCTGCCAGGAGAAGGACGACGAGGATCAGACGCGCACCTGCCAGTGCCGCAAGGGATATGTGCATTTCAAGGATCAGTGCCTCAAGGAAGGTGCGTACATAGAAACATTCAGGAATGATACCACTATTTAAGCCCTAGTAAaggaaaattatataaaaatggttaatatcttaaatttcaaaattcaacagttctataaaaaaatgatgaactcaattctattaaaattgatCTAAATACAAGAtcttaaaacaaatcaattgaGCTCAGGCTAATATAACATGTACTCTTCAAATTACAagatcttaaaataaaacaattgagCTCAGGCTAACATAAATGTTCTCTCTGGAAAGCAATGAAAGTTTATtcattaattcaaaatttaatggaAATCAAACAATTTGACTCTTTCGTTTATAgaactttaaaacattttaattatttgaacaaTAAAGAAGCTTTCGTTTAggttttctttaatttgtaaaGGTAAATTGACAAATGttcctttatattatttatttaaacccATTTCAGCTGAGGAGCTGGAGGACGAGTGTGTCGAGGACGAGCAGTGTAAGCCACTCCTTGCCAGTTGCAATTCGGAGGGAAAGTGTGGCTGCACAGACCAGCAGCACGAGAAGAATGGTGTCTGCGAAACGAAGCGAGGTAACTTATACCTTTGATTTCTTTAAGCCTTGCGAAAGTAACATCAACTGATTTTACAGAACTGGGAGAATCTTGCACAAAGGCCACCGAGTGCTATATAGAAAAGGATCCCGAGAACGTGGAGTGTCGCAACTCAGTCTGTCAGTGCAAATTCGACTACCAGGCGAATTCCGAGCAGAAGCAGTGCATTCGTGTGATGCCCAACAAGAAAAGTAAgcaatatcttaaaaaaaatatatagagccccagtaaataaataatttaaatattgggAAATTCGAAAATCAATTtcgaaaatacaaatttctttattaaaagtaCTAAAGTTAGCAAAATCAattacttatatttatattttaaaacttagtaCACATACAAATTATCATTATTGTAAAATCCGGGAAAAGAATAATTTCGTTAGAAGAAaacctaaatttttttttaaatataaaaatgtattcttgGTTTTTGTAACTCTAAATTGTATCTTATGTAAAACTAACTCGCTCGATTAAAAATTTCCCTATATCCCCAGATTCTTCCGGTAGGCCCAGTGCTCTCAAAATCATCACATTCATGCTGATTGGCTCCGCATTCCTGATTACCAGTGCTGCCATAAAGCAGGCCTATTACTAAAGGCAAACTTAGCCCTTTTCCTTTTGGTTTGTGAGGAATGGCGAGCActtggaggaggagcagctgggACGACGGCTAAAGATCCCCGGGGGATAATGGGGATCGGCGGCCAACTGGACTGGAGTGGCCAGTATTAGCCAAGTTAGTGGCATGGATCCATTTCCATGTGCAACGTTAATATAAATCAAGTAGTCCGTAAGCTGATATTTAGGCGTCGAAGCAATATTTGTAGAAGAGTTCTGAACGGGACTTTCGCTTATCTAATACGactaacaataataacaaattatcTTTAAGTTTGAAGTTAAACTGCTTGTTGATAGGCTAAGCAAACAGTTTTTAACCCAGTTGTAATATACATCATAATAAACTAAGACCAACGAAGAGTTGTATCAAATCCAGAAACCCacttgttttattgtttcaatCCAAGGTTTCGCTTGgcttacaaaatatatatattcattaatttagttactttttgttttcccttCGAAGAACTGGAAAATACTATTTTACAACAGGATCCTTTGGAAAGATCATCACAATTTCTTTGAACGATAATGTTTAGAAAATTCATTCAAATtcagctaaaataaaaaaagttaaagtttaaattaaaatttaagtgaaATAATTGAAACTAATATGACGCCCTATGTGAACGCATTTTTTAgctatttaattgaaaatcagCACCAATTTCCGGATATTCCGAAGGAGGAGGCACTGCGTCAGGCTGCGCGGAATTGGAATGACTTAAGCTCGATGGAAAAGCGGACCTATCGAACAAAGGTGAGTTTGGAGTAGAAATAactaaacatttatttcaaaacttcTGATTTGTGCGCATCCACAATGGAAAACTAATGGAAAACCTAAACCCACAGATAGAGAATCGCAGTGAAAGCAAGAAGCATAATTGTTCCAATCGCCGTCATAGACGCAAAATGGAAAAACCTAAGCCCACAATTTTCCGCTTAAAGAgattttgcaatttaaaagcAACTAATGCAGTAAGTCCCaccattaatttttattttcgttattttgaaTGGCCAGAAGTCAAATCGCAATGTTTGATAAccacaattaacaaaatatatgatAATCCCacattttattacaaattctatagcatttgatatatatatattatatgtatatatatatatttgatgtAATGGTATATATAAAAGCTGTTACAAAAATGACATTCTATTAAGCGACAATATCCGACAATTACTTTTTAgtgtcggaaatgtctccacCAAGCTTTTGACTGAAAAATACGCTATTCAAGCGTATacaattactttaaatatattacagCTGATGGTAATGCCAGCAAAGGTATAAACTTCAGCTAGCTGcgaaaatcatatttttaaaatcttaaaatttattaagcaCACAAACTTATTTTCGCTTTCAACTCACTGATTCTTCTGATTCCTCGCAATTGCAAAGTTGTCGATATTGATAGGTACTTTTCCTAAATTTTTTGCACCTAGGGTGTCTTGCAGTCGTTACTTTGCTTCACTGCCTTGGCTTTCTTATCAGCGTAGCTGATTGCCAAAAGTAATTTTGAAGATTCCTGTTTACTCTATTCCACCTCTATTTacattgttgttttaaatggGCTATCTAAATCGCGCGACTTCATTATCAAATTTCAGACGCTTTAATGTGCCTGCCAAAAttgcagccaaaaaaaaacatggagTAATGGTTAGTAAAACTTGTAATTTCTTAAGGAATTTTCAGTATCAATCTAGTCATCTAAGAAATTTAGTTAAAGAGACTTATATGTCTATAGGTCTCATTATTCGTTTGCACTCAGGTCGAAGACATCAGGAAAACAGTGTCAAAAGGTTTCGGGGGAAATTTCAAGGTACTAAAAATAGGTCAAGTCGATTTTGTCGAGAGACAATTGCTGAATTGAGTTGCCAGTAAATTTCAAGTCTCAAAATGTCCCACATTTGCCCGGTCCATAGTAAGGACTCCCAGGCCATAACCATGTAAGTTTTAAACCCATCTCTTGGTATATACAATATGTGTCCACGGCTTTTGTTAGCCATATTCAAATTTCAATATGAAATCAGatatattgaaatttgaatATGGCTAACAAAAGCCGTGGATACATATCCTTCCTaatgtttatatgttttaaatattttcattttgaagTCATTTTCAAAGCACTCTAAagctttaaacatttttcttatataatttaattgaaatcgctcagtttaaatattttctaacaAAAATTCTTCTTCAAAGCTGAtgcttaaatattcttttttaacaataaaaataaaaattgtcaTAGATCAAACTTTCTCTGATCAAATCTTTGCTAAACAAATTGATAAAATCTGAAAGTCGTTTACAATATCTAGTCAGTCTGATTTGATTTGGAAAGGCAAAAATCTTATTTCTCTGTGTAACGCTATGGTTCGTACTTAGCACCAAATCCGCCGAGTCGGACGACACCA
This genomic window from Drosophila gunungcola strain Sukarami chromosome 3R, Dgunungcola_SK_2, whole genome shotgun sequence contains:
- the LOC128252703 gene encoding uncharacterized protein LOC128252703 isoform X2, with protein sequence MPTGASCKAGVCDCADGQNYLRGKCRPLNGLGESCETDLDCYFGYDRASVSCQQNVCGCANGYYNRYGNICRRKSMEENDACVVNEDCDALGADAECVGLVCTYVDEIATTPGPGAEDTETTNPGSPGDDEDSTTAEAITETAEPDPEPEPEPESEQTTFRSRRQLTKAFVHAPPPTHSDAAAQVSFAQLTNGDTEPLISPRSHEIAVQTSIEKYELRELGRSVRNAATTTATASTSTSSRRTSSRNQSHAHNHSRRLPALFRFDDEDIKTYSTLGSSREDDDADEKKYGSSCTDNGKSCSGLPHSICTKNVCLCRQGYYAKSGKCFAELGEIAESTDECEYEFDELSKTCLCQKNYFYERDLRNCRKPIQYHLSCTSNSQCSPFGASYCHPEIPRRCTCEEYALYDAIKQLCEYKQGLGAECESNDACPVDHSVCSNRLCVCADHYFEKDETCLRGIGADCSLEDDCIAENTSCQEKDDEDQTRTCQCRKGYVHFKDQCLKEAEELEDECVEDEQCKPLLASCNSEGKCGCTDQQHEKNGVCETKRELGESCTKATECYIEKDPENVECRNSVCQCKFDYQANSEQKQCIRVMPNKKNSSGRPSALKIITFMLIGSAFLITSAAIKQAYY
- the LOC128252703 gene encoding uncharacterized protein LOC128252703 isoform X1, whose amino-acid sequence is MSNFQWFLTLGVLCCAVLNPQGGGGALAVFWPCESAADCTADGSSCDLASGQCECPTFDLVLAENFSQCLATSLIGERCDDSVQCNLMPTGASCKAGVCDCADGQNYLRGKCRPLNGLGESCETDLDCYFGYDRASVSCQQNVCGCANGYYNRYGNICRRKSMEENDACVVNEDCDALGADAECVGLVCTYVDEIATTPGPGAEDTETTNPGSPGDDEDSTTAEAITETAEPDPEPEPEPESEQTTFRSRRQLTKAFVHAPPPTHSDAAAQVSFAQLTNGDTEPLISPRSHEIAVQTSIEKYELRELGRSVRNAATTTATASTSTSSRRTSSRNQSHAHNHSRRLPALFRFDDEDIKTYSTLGSSREDDDADEKKYGSSCTDNGKSCSGLPHSICTKNVCLCRQGYYAKSGKCFAELGEIAESTDECEYEFDELSKTCLCQKNYFYERDLRNCRKPIQYHLSCTSNSQCSPFGASYCHPEIPRRCTCEEYALYDAIKQLCEYKQGLGAECESNDACPVDHSVCSNRLCVCADHYFEKDETCLRGIGADCSLEDDCIAENTSCQEKDDEDQTRTCQCRKGYVHFKDQCLKEAEELEDECVEDEQCKPLLASCNSEGKCGCTDQQHEKNGVCETKRELGESCTKATECYIEKDPENVECRNSVCQCKFDYQANSEQKQCIRVMPNKKNSSGRPSALKIITFMLIGSAFLITSAAIKQAYY